Proteins found in one Quercus robur chromosome 2, dhQueRobu3.1, whole genome shotgun sequence genomic segment:
- the LOC126706091 gene encoding B3 domain-containing protein At2g33720-like, giving the protein MIPITQNLLQTLENQNTQNSTDLTLSSELHTELNANKCNEEEEAMIPDDDGTQNLLQTLENQNTQTLSCEFRTKREQKEVSTALTLFDKSWVSSNNKRKSTQKDEYATATATSVSHNSMVASNAQEEEGTSSMMTLSAVSPWKITKTLTKSDIGSSSRLLLHQSLVHTHIMAFFSADSVRKIESNGLSVTVFDQDSKSDYELVFKKWPSSKSYVFNGKWHEDFVARRKLKVGDIIGLYWDPCHSKFNFCVLQTAH; this is encoded by the coding sequence GCTTTCTTCTGAGCTTCACACCGAACTCAACGCCAACAAGTgcaacgaagaagaagaagccatgatACCTGACGACGACGGCACTcagaatctgctacaaactctcgAAAACCAAAACACCCAAACGCTCTCTTGTGAGTTTCGCACCAAACGAGAACAAAAAGAGGTTTCGACGGCACTGACGCTGTTTGATAAATCATGGGTTTCTTCCAATAATAAGAGGAAAAGCACGCAAAAAGACGAATACGCTACTGCTACTGCTACTTCCGTTTCTCACAATTCCATGGTGGCCTCCAACGCACAAGAAGAGGAGGGTACGTCGTCCATGATGACGCTGAGCGCTGTTTCTCCCTGGAAAATCACGAAGACGCTCACGAAGAGTGATATTGGTAGTTCCAGCCGGCTCTTGCTGCATCAAAGTCTTGTCCACACCCATATTATGGCATTCTTTAGTGCAGACTCGGTTAGGAAGATCGAGAGTAACGGATTGAGTGTAACAGTTTTCGATCAAGATTCAAAGTCCGATTACGAGTTGGTTTTCAAGAAGTGGCCTTCATCTAAGAGCTATGTTTTCAATGGAAAGTGGCACGAGGATTTTGTGGCTAGGAGGAAATTGAAGGTAGGAGATATCATTGGGCTTTACTGGGATCCATGCCATTCGAAGTTCAATTTTTGTGTTCTGCAAACTGCACATTAA